The following are encoded in a window of Streptomyces sp. SAT1 genomic DNA:
- a CDS encoding SAM-dependent methyltransferase, whose translation MADDTAREHPRESGRESGREWRTWRAAARDALYGPGGFYRRPEGPAGHFRTSVHASPLFAAAVARLLCRLDEVLERPGVLGFVDMAAGHGELAAGVLAALPAPVAARTRVYAVEVAGRPPGLDHRIEWLSAPPRHVTGLLFANEWLDNVPVEVAETDAAGVPRHVLVRRDGTERLGEPVAGAEAAWLTRWWPLPAEEGLRAEIGLPRDTAWAEAVSCLDRGLAVAVDYAHRSGARPPFGTLTGFRDGRETRPVPDGTCDLTAHVALDACAAHAAHLSGTRAAHAPDALPRARLLTQRTALHALGLTGARPPLALASTRPAEYVRALASAGEAAELTAPGGLGDFDWLLQPVGLPRARAALLVDVPDHEEH comes from the coding sequence GTGGCGGACGACACAGCGCGGGAACACCCGCGGGAGAGCGGGCGGGAGAGCGGGCGGGAGTGGCGCACCTGGCGCGCGGCGGCCCGGGACGCCCTGTACGGGCCGGGCGGCTTCTACCGGCGGCCCGAGGGACCGGCCGGGCACTTCCGCACGTCCGTGCACGCCTCGCCGCTCTTCGCGGCCGCCGTGGCACGGTTGCTGTGCCGCCTCGACGAGGTGCTGGAGCGGCCCGGGGTGCTCGGCTTCGTCGACATGGCGGCCGGTCACGGGGAGCTGGCGGCGGGGGTGCTGGCCGCGCTGCCCGCCCCGGTGGCCGCCCGCACCCGGGTGTACGCCGTCGAGGTCGCCGGCCGGCCGCCGGGACTCGATCACCGGATCGAGTGGCTGAGCGCCCCGCCCCGGCACGTCACCGGGCTGCTCTTCGCCAACGAGTGGCTGGACAACGTGCCGGTGGAGGTGGCCGAGACGGACGCGGCGGGTGTGCCCCGGCACGTGCTCGTCCGGCGCGACGGCACGGAACGCCTCGGGGAGCCGGTGGCGGGCGCCGAAGCCGCGTGGCTGACCCGGTGGTGGCCGCTGCCTGCCGAGGAGGGCCTGCGCGCGGAGATCGGCCTGCCCAGGGACACCGCCTGGGCCGAGGCGGTCTCCTGCCTCGACCGGGGTCTGGCGGTCGCCGTGGACTACGCGCACCGCTCGGGCGCCCGGCCGCCGTTCGGCACCCTCACCGGCTTCCGGGACGGACGGGAGACCCGGCCCGTACCGGACGGCACCTGCGATCTCACGGCGCACGTGGCCCTGGACGCCTGCGCCGCGCACGCCGCGCACCTCTCGGGCACCCGCGCCGCGCACGCCCCTGACGCACTCCCCCGCGCACGCCTGCTCACCCAGCGCACCGCACTGCACGCCCTCGGCCTCACCGGCGCACGCCCTCCGCTGGCACTGGCCTCCACGCGCCCCGCGGAGTACGTGCGCGCCCTCGCGAGCGCCGGGGAGGCCGCGGAGCTCACCGCACCCGGCGGACTCGGCGACTTCGACTGGCTGCTCCAGCCGGTGGGCCTCCCCCGGGCACGGGCCGCCCTACTTGTCGATGTCCCCGACCACGAAGAACATTGA
- the panC gene encoding pantoate--beta-alanine ligase translates to MTTALLRTADELHARVRTGRRAVVMTMGALHDGHAALIRAARRSAGDGGEVVVTVFVNPLQFGAGEDLDRYPRTLEADVKLAEQAGADVVLAPSVDEVYPGGEPQVRVTAGPMGGRLEGASRPGHFDGMLTVVAKLLHLTRPDVALFGQKDAQQLALIRRMVRDLNFGVEITAVPTVREDDGLALSSRNRYLSPQERRTALALSQALFAGRDRHAAQEALRARAREVPSTRARADALSALGESRAAADAAAVAKAAPGAPDAVRAAARLVLDEAARLDPPLELDYLALVDPADFTEIGDGFTGEAVLAVAARVGATRLIDNIPLAFGAPGDPATLGAAS, encoded by the coding sequence ATGACCACAGCCCTGCTGCGCACCGCCGACGAGCTGCACGCGCGCGTGCGCACCGGCCGCCGCGCCGTCGTGATGACCATGGGCGCCCTGCACGACGGGCACGCCGCCCTGATCCGCGCCGCGCGCAGGAGCGCGGGCGACGGCGGCGAGGTCGTCGTCACCGTGTTCGTCAACCCGCTCCAGTTCGGCGCGGGCGAGGACCTGGACCGCTACCCGCGCACCCTGGAGGCGGACGTCAAGCTCGCCGAGCAGGCGGGTGCCGACGTCGTCCTCGCGCCCTCCGTCGACGAGGTCTACCCCGGCGGCGAGCCGCAGGTGCGCGTCACCGCCGGGCCCATGGGCGGGCGCCTGGAGGGCGCCTCGCGCCCCGGGCACTTCGACGGCATGCTCACCGTCGTCGCCAAGCTGCTGCACCTCACCCGCCCGGACGTCGCCCTGTTCGGGCAGAAGGACGCCCAGCAGCTCGCGCTGATCCGCCGCATGGTGCGCGACCTGAACTTCGGCGTGGAGATCACCGCCGTCCCCACCGTCCGCGAGGACGACGGACTGGCCCTGTCCAGCCGCAACCGCTACCTCTCCCCGCAGGAGCGGCGCACCGCCCTCGCGCTCTCCCAGGCCCTGTTCGCCGGCCGCGACCGGCACGCCGCCCAGGAGGCGCTGCGCGCCCGCGCCCGCGAAGTGCCCTCCACGCGCGCGCGTGCCGACGCGCTGAGCGCGCTGGGCGAGTCCCGTGCCGCGGCCGACGCCGCCGCCGTCGCCAAGGCGGCACCCGGCGCGCCCGACGCCGTCCGCGCGGCGGCCCGGCTGGTCCTCGACGAGGCCGCCCGCCTCGACCCGCCGCTCGAACTGGACTACCTGGCCCTGGTCGACCCGGCCGACTTCACCGAGATCGGCGACGGCTTCACCGGCGAGGCCGTCCTCGCCGTCGCCGCCCGGGTCGGGGCGACCCGGCTGATCGACAACATCCCCCTGGCCTTCGGCGCCCCCGGGGACCCGGCAACCCTTGGAGCCGCCTCGTGA
- a CDS encoding PH domain-containing protein: protein METGSAENERAAGAEPGWTALPPGLLRMRRLLLVVWLGSAAVAVGWVLGAVAGPAWAAFALLPLAAAAWGWVLLGRNWRSWRYAERADDLLIVRGVLWHEETVVPYGRMQLVEVTSGPVERHFGLATVQLHTAAAATDATIPGLDPAEAERLRDRLTELGQARSAGL from the coding sequence ATGGAGACGGGGAGTGCGGAGAACGAGCGGGCGGCCGGGGCCGAGCCGGGGTGGACGGCGCTGCCGCCCGGCCTGCTGCGGATGCGCCGCCTGCTGCTCGTGGTGTGGCTGGGGTCGGCGGCGGTGGCTGTGGGCTGGGTGCTCGGCGCGGTGGCGGGGCCGGCCTGGGCGGCGTTCGCGCTGCTGCCGCTCGCGGCGGCGGCCTGGGGCTGGGTGCTGCTGGGGCGCAACTGGCGCTCCTGGCGGTACGCCGAGCGCGCCGACGACCTGCTGATCGTCCGGGGCGTGCTGTGGCACGAGGAGACCGTCGTGCCCTACGGCCGGATGCAGCTGGTCGAGGTCACCTCGGGCCCGGTCGAACGGCACTTCGGGCTGGCCACCGTGCAACTGCACACGGCGGCCGCCGCCACCGACGCGACGATCCCCGGCCTCGACCCGGCCGAGGCCGAACGGCTGCGCGACCGGCTCACCGAGCTGGGCCAGGCCCGATCGGCGGGACTGTGA
- a CDS encoding response regulator yields the protein MTIRVMLVDDQVLLRTGFRMVLAAQPDMEVVAEAGDGVEALQVLRATAVDVVLMDVRMPKLDGVETTRRVCAEPNPPKVLILTTFDLDEYAFSGLKAGASGFMLKDVPPGDLLAAIRAVHSGDAVVAPSTTRRLLDRFAPMLPSGGQEPRHKELQRLTEREREVMILVAQGLSNGEIAARLVLSEATVKTHVGRILTKLGLRDRVQVVVLAYETGLVRAGGHG from the coding sequence ATGACGATCCGCGTGATGCTCGTCGACGACCAGGTGCTGCTGCGCACCGGATTCCGGATGGTGCTGGCCGCCCAGCCGGACATGGAGGTCGTCGCGGAGGCGGGTGACGGCGTCGAGGCCCTCCAGGTGCTGCGGGCCACCGCCGTCGACGTGGTGCTGATGGACGTCCGGATGCCGAAGCTGGACGGGGTGGAGACCACCCGCCGTGTCTGCGCGGAGCCGAACCCGCCCAAGGTGCTGATCCTGACCACCTTCGACCTGGACGAGTACGCCTTCTCCGGGCTCAAGGCGGGCGCCTCCGGGTTCATGCTCAAGGATGTGCCGCCCGGCGACCTGCTCGCCGCGATCCGCGCGGTGCACAGCGGCGACGCGGTCGTCGCGCCCTCCACCACCCGGCGCCTGCTCGACCGGTTCGCGCCGATGCTGCCCTCCGGCGGCCAGGAGCCCCGGCACAAGGAGCTCCAGCGGCTCACCGAGCGGGAGCGCGAGGTCATGATCCTGGTCGCGCAGGGCCTGTCCAACGGCGAGATCGCCGCCCGGCTGGTGCTGTCCGAGGCGACCGTGAAGACCCATGTGGGCCGCATCCTCACCAAGCTGGGCCTGCGCGACCGCGTGCAGGTGGTCGTCCTGGCCTATGAGACGGGGCTCGTCCGCGCGGGCGGCCACGGCTGA
- a CDS encoding threonine aldolase family protein codes for MDDTADQDQHHGRADGTGRTDHQENPAENPAAAEERRTRLRERRLAAYRSAERVLSRPAYLGTLRERLADLEQARDVHDLDETSDMYGSGVVEALEERTAALLGKEAAAFFPTGTMAQQVALRCWAARTGDRAVALHALAHPEVHERHAFSQVSGLRPVRVTSEPRQPTADEVRDLDESFGTLMLELPLRDAGFLLPTWQELTDVVAAARERDAVVHFDGARLWEATEHFGRPLAEIADLADSVYVSLYKSLEGFGGAVLAGPAELVAEARTWRHRYGGTVFQQFPTALSALAGLDRELPRLPSYVRHARVVAAALREGFAAAGLPWFRVHPEVPHTHEFQVWLPYDADVLAEAAVLQGEATRTLLFARPWDRGGPGLAFTEVTVRAEGLEWTADDVRSAVAGFAACLAEACART; via the coding sequence ATGGACGACACGGCGGACCAGGACCAGCACCACGGCCGGGCGGACGGCACGGGCCGGACAGATCATCAGGAGAACCCGGCCGAGAACCCGGCCGCGGCCGAGGAGCGGCGCACGCGGTTGCGCGAAAGGCGCCTCGCCGCGTACCGGAGCGCGGAGCGCGTCCTGTCGCGCCCCGCGTATCTCGGCACGCTCCGGGAGCGGCTGGCGGACCTGGAGCAGGCACGGGACGTCCACGACCTCGACGAGACGTCGGACATGTACGGCAGCGGTGTCGTCGAGGCACTGGAGGAGCGGACCGCGGCCCTGCTCGGCAAGGAGGCCGCCGCCTTCTTCCCGACCGGCACGATGGCCCAGCAGGTCGCCCTGCGCTGCTGGGCGGCCCGCACCGGCGACCGGGCCGTGGCCCTGCACGCCCTGGCCCACCCCGAGGTCCACGAACGCCATGCGTTCAGCCAGGTCAGCGGCCTGCGCCCGGTCCGGGTGACGAGCGAGCCCCGGCAGCCGACCGCCGACGAGGTGCGCGACCTGGACGAGTCCTTCGGGACGTTGATGCTGGAGCTGCCCCTGCGGGACGCCGGTTTCCTCCTGCCCACCTGGCAGGAGCTGACGGACGTCGTCGCCGCGGCCCGCGAGCGGGACGCCGTGGTGCACTTCGACGGCGCGCGCCTGTGGGAGGCCACCGAGCACTTCGGGCGGCCGCTGGCGGAGATCGCGGACCTGGCCGACAGCGTGTACGTGTCGCTCTACAAGTCCCTGGAGGGCTTCGGCGGCGCGGTGCTCGCCGGGCCGGCCGAGCTGGTGGCCGAGGCGAGGACCTGGCGGCACCGGTACGGCGGCACGGTCTTCCAGCAGTTCCCGACCGCGCTGTCGGCGCTGGCCGGGCTCGACCGGGAGCTGCCCCGCCTGCCCTCGTACGTGCGGCACGCGCGCGTGGTGGCCGCCGCGCTGCGCGAGGGCTTCGCGGCGGCCGGGCTGCCCTGGTTCCGCGTGCACCCCGAGGTGCCGCACACCCATGAGTTCCAGGTCTGGCTGCCGTACGACGCGGACGTGCTCGCCGAGGCGGCGGTGCTCCAGGGGGAGGCGACGCGGACCCTGCTGTTCGCCCGCCCCTGGGACCGCGGCGGCCCCGGGCTCGCCTTCACCGAGGTCACCGTGCGGGCCGAGGGCCTGGAGTGGACGGCGGACGACGTGCGGTCGGCGGTCGCCGGCTTCGCCGCGTGCCTCGCGGAGGCGTGCGCCCGGACCTGA
- a CDS encoding Rossmann-like and DUF2520 domain-containing protein has translation MSTSQQPDPRDRPARLTVGVVGAGRVGPALAASLQLAGHRPVAASGVSDASRRRAGHLLPGVPLVPPAEVLQRADLVLLTVPDDALPALVAGLAETGAVRPGHLLVHTSGRYGTRVLDPARRAGALPLALHPAMTFTGTPVDVQRLAGCSFGVTAPEELRMAAEALVIEMGGEPEWIAEEMRPLYHAALALGANHLVTLVAQSMELLRAAGVAAPDRMLGPLLGAALDNALRSGDAALTGPVARGDAGTVAAHVGELRRHAPQTVAGYLAMARATADRALAHGLLKPELAEDLLGVLAEGTAGPGPGPTGAGEDEGDAR, from the coding sequence GTGAGTACAAGCCAACAGCCAGACCCCAGGGACCGCCCCGCGCGGCTCACCGTCGGTGTCGTCGGCGCCGGCCGGGTGGGTCCCGCGCTCGCCGCGTCCCTCCAGCTCGCGGGCCACCGTCCGGTGGCCGCCTCGGGCGTCTCCGACGCCTCCAGGCGGCGGGCCGGGCACCTGCTGCCCGGCGTCCCCCTGGTGCCGCCCGCCGAGGTCCTCCAGCGCGCCGACCTGGTGCTCCTGACCGTCCCCGACGACGCCCTGCCCGCCCTCGTCGCGGGCCTCGCCGAGACCGGCGCCGTACGCCCCGGCCACCTCCTCGTGCACACCTCGGGGCGGTACGGCACGCGGGTGCTTGACCCCGCCCGGCGCGCGGGCGCGCTGCCGCTGGCCCTGCACCCGGCGATGACCTTCACCGGCACCCCCGTGGACGTGCAGCGGCTGGCCGGGTGCTCGTTCGGCGTCACGGCCCCCGAGGAACTGCGGATGGCCGCCGAGGCCCTGGTCATCGAGATGGGCGGCGAACCGGAGTGGATCGCCGAGGAGATGCGCCCGCTCTACCACGCGGCCCTCGCCCTGGGCGCCAACCATCTGGTGACGCTGGTCGCGCAGTCCATGGAGCTGCTGCGCGCGGCCGGTGTGGCCGCCCCCGACCGGATGCTCGGCCCGCTGCTCGGCGCCGCCCTGGACAACGCCCTGCGCTCCGGCGACGCGGCCCTCACCGGCCCGGTCGCGCGCGGGGACGCGGGCACGGTCGCCGCACACGTCGGCGAGTTGCGCCGGCACGCCCCGCAGACCGTCGCGGGCTATCTGGCGATGGCCCGCGCCACCGCCGACCGCGCCCTCGCCCACGGGCTGCTCAAGCCGGAGCTAGCCGAGGACCTGCTCGGCGTCCTGGCCGAAGGGACCGCGGGCCCCGGCCCCGGCCCCACCGGCGCCGGTGAGGACGAGGGTGATGCCCGATGA
- a CDS encoding NADH-quinone oxidoreductase subunit D — protein sequence MTPTTETTVGIGGAAESTDMVLNIGPQHPSTHGVLRLKLVLDGERIRSAEPVIGYMHRGAEKLFEARDYRQIIMLANRHDWLSAFSNELGVVLAVERMLGMEVPERAVWTRTLLAELNRVLNHLMFLGSYPLELGGITPVFYAFREREVLQNVMEEISGGRMHYMFNRVGGLKEDIPAGWPTRARGAVAAVRSRMDVFDDLVLGNEIFRGRTRGVGALSQRAVHAYGVSGPIARASGVDLDLRRDEPYLAYGELADVLKVVTRQEGDCLARFECLLEQTHNALDLADACLDRLAGLAPGPVNQRLPKVLKAPEGHTYAWTENPLGINGYYLVSKGEKTPYRLKLRSASYNNIQALAELLPGTLVADMVAILGSMFFVVGDIDK from the coding sequence ATGACTCCTACGACGGAGACGACGGTCGGGATCGGCGGTGCCGCGGAGAGCACCGACATGGTGCTCAACATCGGTCCCCAGCACCCGTCCACGCACGGGGTGCTCCGGCTGAAGCTGGTGCTGGACGGCGAGCGCATCAGGAGCGCGGAGCCGGTGATCGGCTATATGCACCGCGGCGCCGAGAAGCTGTTCGAGGCGCGGGACTACCGGCAGATCATCATGCTGGCCAACCGCCACGACTGGCTGTCGGCGTTCTCGAACGAGCTGGGCGTGGTCCTGGCCGTGGAGCGGATGCTCGGCATGGAGGTGCCCGAGCGGGCGGTGTGGACGCGCACGCTGCTCGCGGAGCTGAACCGGGTGCTCAACCACCTGATGTTCCTCGGCTCCTATCCGCTGGAGCTGGGCGGCATCACACCGGTCTTCTACGCGTTCCGGGAGCGCGAGGTCCTCCAGAACGTGATGGAGGAGATCTCCGGCGGCCGGATGCACTACATGTTCAACCGGGTCGGCGGCCTCAAGGAGGACATCCCGGCCGGGTGGCCCACGCGTGCGCGCGGCGCCGTCGCCGCCGTGCGCTCGCGCATGGACGTCTTCGACGACCTGGTGCTCGGCAACGAGATCTTCCGGGGGCGCACCCGGGGCGTGGGCGCGCTGTCGCAGCGCGCCGTGCACGCCTACGGGGTGAGCGGGCCGATCGCGCGCGCCTCGGGCGTCGACCTCGACCTGCGCCGCGACGAGCCGTATCTGGCGTACGGGGAGCTGGCGGACGTCCTGAAGGTGGTCACCCGGCAGGAGGGCGACTGCCTGGCCCGCTTCGAGTGCCTGCTGGAGCAGACCCACAACGCCCTGGACCTCGCCGACGCCTGTCTGGACCGGCTGGCCGGCCTGGCGCCGGGACCGGTCAACCAGCGGCTCCCCAAGGTCCTCAAGGCGCCCGAGGGGCACACCTACGCCTGGACCGAGAACCCGCTCGGCATCAACGGCTACTACCTGGTCAGCAAGGGTGAGAAGACCCCGTACCGGCTGAAGCTGCGCTCCGCCTCGTACAACAACATCCAGGCGCTGGCCGAGCTGCTGCCGGGCACGCTGGTGGCCGACATGGTGGCGATCCTGGGCTCAATGTTCTTCGTGGTCGGGGACATCGACAAGTAG
- a CDS encoding DUF5937 family protein — MSVRIDITGLRPEGIAVVPSPLAELGMALHALSEPAHHPGLQGWVTGVTARLDPHLADRMCEADFLWRTTFSDLFLPFAGLPGASGLPGQTLAEELDLLDKLSDEQFVDAALEFTCALPYSEPGPGPLGDARLRRRALELAAARGPQQVLFSERLLADPPHIRRWLRQFLQDCDEAFFAETWSRLRHQLAADARHKTELLRRRGLADALTAVSPAVALDEAAGRITVDKLGDGRTATADGGLLLVPTSLGWPHLMVLHRHAWQPVLHYPVGSPEPASPPSVEQLTLRMSALSHPVRMRLCRSLARSAFTTSELTQAHGMTAPEISRHLSVLKKAGLVTTRRRGRYVYHQLDVTMVARLGSDFLEGILR; from the coding sequence ATGAGCGTGCGCATCGACATCACGGGGCTGCGGCCGGAGGGGATCGCCGTCGTGCCCTCTCCCCTGGCCGAGCTGGGCATGGCGCTGCACGCGCTGTCCGAGCCGGCGCACCACCCGGGCCTCCAGGGCTGGGTCACGGGCGTCACCGCCCGGCTCGACCCGCATCTGGCCGACCGGATGTGCGAGGCGGACTTCCTGTGGCGTACGACGTTCTCCGACCTCTTCCTGCCCTTCGCCGGCCTGCCCGGCGCGAGCGGACTGCCGGGGCAGACGCTCGCCGAGGAGCTGGACCTGCTGGACAAGCTGTCCGACGAGCAGTTCGTGGACGCGGCCCTGGAGTTCACCTGCGCCCTGCCCTACAGCGAGCCGGGCCCCGGCCCGCTGGGCGATGCGCGGCTGCGCCGCCGCGCGCTGGAGCTGGCCGCCGCGCGCGGGCCGCAGCAGGTGCTCTTCAGTGAGCGGCTGCTGGCCGACCCGCCCCACATCAGGCGCTGGCTGCGGCAGTTCCTCCAGGACTGTGACGAGGCGTTCTTCGCGGAGACCTGGTCCCGGCTACGCCACCAGCTCGCGGCGGACGCCCGGCACAAGACGGAGCTGCTGCGCCGCCGGGGCCTGGCCGACGCGCTGACCGCGGTGTCCCCGGCGGTCGCGCTGGACGAGGCCGCGGGCCGGATCACGGTCGACAAGCTGGGCGACGGGCGGACGGCCACGGCGGACGGCGGCCTGCTGCTCGTCCCGACGAGCCTGGGCTGGCCGCATCTGATGGTGCTGCACCGCCACGCCTGGCAGCCGGTGCTGCACTACCCGGTCGGCTCGCCCGAGCCGGCCTCGCCGCCCTCGGTGGAGCAGCTGACGCTGCGGATGTCCGCGCTGTCCCACCCGGTGCGGATGCGGCTGTGCCGCAGCCTGGCCCGCAGCGCGTTCACCACCAGCGAGCTGACCCAGGCGCACGGCATGACCGCCCCGGAGATATCCCGGCATCTGAGCGTGCTGAAGAAGGCCGGCCTGGTCACCACCCGGCGCCGCGGCCGGTACGTCTACCACCAGCTGGACGTGACGATGGTGGCCCGGCTGGGCAGCGACTTCCTGGAGGGGATCCTGCGCTGA
- a CDS encoding sensor histidine kinase, giving the protein MQRLYDFLRRHPAWVDGFWALVLLGFSGLGAVSVDGTPGHHGTLPAALAVSVVLSVVVALRRRMPEKMVLLAAATGAAQLVLDIETTVADFAMLVIIYTVAAIGARWASRFALAGGMSAATLAQIRWPQENSSVAGNVAIAIFTTVPFALAWVLGDSMRTRRAYFAQLEERAARLEKEREAQAKVAVAAERARIARELHDVVAHNVSVMVVQADGAAYVLDAAPDQAKKALETISSTGRQALAEMRRLLGVLRTGEHQEGGEYVPQPNAEQIEDLVEQCRGSGLPVDFRVEGTPRPLPSGVELTAYRIVQEALTNTRKHGGPNAGASVRLVYFDDGLGLLVEDDGKGAPHELYEEGGADGQGHGLIGMRERVGMVGGTLDAGPRPGGGFRISALLPLKPAH; this is encoded by the coding sequence GTGCAGCGTCTCTACGACTTTCTCCGCAGGCACCCGGCATGGGTCGACGGCTTCTGGGCCCTCGTCCTGCTCGGGTTCTCCGGCCTGGGCGCGGTGAGTGTCGACGGGACGCCGGGCCACCACGGGACGCTCCCCGCGGCGCTCGCGGTGTCCGTGGTGCTGAGCGTGGTGGTCGCGCTGCGCCGCCGGATGCCCGAGAAGATGGTGCTGCTGGCGGCGGCGACGGGCGCGGCCCAGCTGGTGCTGGACATCGAGACCACGGTCGCCGACTTCGCCATGCTGGTGATCATCTACACGGTCGCCGCGATCGGTGCCCGCTGGGCCTCCCGGTTCGCCCTGGCCGGCGGGATGTCCGCGGCGACGCTGGCCCAGATCCGCTGGCCGCAGGAGAACTCCAGCGTCGCCGGGAATGTGGCGATAGCCATCTTCACGACCGTGCCGTTCGCCCTGGCCTGGGTGCTCGGCGACTCCATGCGCACCCGCCGCGCCTACTTCGCGCAGCTGGAGGAGCGGGCCGCCCGGCTGGAGAAGGAGCGCGAGGCGCAGGCCAAGGTCGCGGTCGCCGCCGAGCGCGCCCGCATCGCCCGCGAGCTGCACGACGTGGTCGCGCACAACGTGTCGGTGATGGTGGTGCAGGCCGACGGCGCCGCCTACGTGCTGGACGCCGCGCCCGACCAGGCCAAGAAGGCCCTGGAGACGATCTCCTCCACCGGCCGCCAGGCCCTCGCCGAGATGCGCCGCCTGCTGGGCGTGCTGCGCACCGGCGAGCACCAGGAGGGCGGCGAGTACGTGCCGCAGCCCAACGCCGAGCAGATCGAGGACCTGGTCGAGCAGTGCCGGGGCTCCGGGCTGCCGGTCGACTTCCGGGTCGAGGGGACACCGCGTCCGCTGCCCAGCGGCGTCGAGCTGACCGCGTACCGGATCGTGCAGGAGGCGCTCACCAACACCCGCAAGCACGGCGGACCGAACGCGGGCGCGAGCGTGCGCCTGGTGTACTTCGACGACGGTCTGGGCCTGCTGGTCGAGGACGACGGCAAGGGCGCCCCGCACGAGCTGTACGAGGAGGGCGGCGCCGACGGGCAGGGGCACGGCCTGATCGGGATGCGCGAGCGCGTCGGTATGGTCGGCGGCACGCTGGACGCGGGACCGCGCCCCGGTGGAGGCTTCCGTATCAGTGCGCTGCTGCCGCTCAAACCGGCGCACTGA
- a CDS encoding PH domain-containing protein encodes MTAPEADATEDAGAAGRPAATRPVVERRLHPVTPLRRAWAPVAVLAGWAVHDPGQAQQQLTRLTTAWLLAGLAVLLPAAALYGFLSWWFTHFAVTDTELRIRTGLLFRRTAHIRLERIQAVDVTRPLLGRLAGVAKLKLDVIGTDKKDELAFLGEDDARALRAELLARAAGFSADTAQEVGEAPARELVRVPARVIAVSLLLMGATWGSLLAAVVVPSLLWLATHSLWTVLATALPLLGGAVTSSVGRFVAAYDWTLSESPDGLRIDRGLLDRTHETVPPGRVQTVRIVEPLLWRRWRAPGAGGPGTGRGWVRVELDVAGSSNSVLLPVAPREIAESVISRVLPGVAVPETSSLARPPRGARWCAPVRWRGYGVAVTGTVFAARHGLLRRRLALVPHAKVQSVRLTQGPWERLWGVADVQVDTGANKTVTARLRGTGEAERLLRTQAERSRTGRRDARPDRWMEREGQAAPATGPSEAAGAGQP; translated from the coding sequence GTGACGGCGCCGGAGGCGGACGCCACCGAGGACGCGGGCGCCGCGGGACGTCCCGCCGCCACGCGGCCCGTGGTCGAGCGGCGGCTGCACCCGGTGACCCCGCTGCGCCGCGCCTGGGCGCCGGTCGCCGTGCTCGCCGGCTGGGCCGTCCACGACCCCGGCCAGGCGCAGCAGCAGCTGACCCGGCTGACCACGGCCTGGCTGCTGGCCGGCCTCGCCGTGCTCCTCCCGGCGGCGGCCCTCTACGGCTTTCTGTCCTGGTGGTTCACGCACTTCGCGGTGACCGACACCGAACTGCGCATCCGCACCGGACTGCTGTTCCGGCGCACCGCGCACATCCGCCTGGAGCGCATCCAGGCCGTCGACGTCACCCGGCCCCTGCTCGGCCGGCTCGCGGGCGTCGCCAAGCTGAAGCTCGACGTCATAGGGACCGACAAGAAGGACGAACTGGCCTTCCTCGGCGAGGACGACGCCCGCGCGCTGCGCGCCGAACTGCTCGCACGCGCCGCCGGCTTCTCCGCCGACACCGCCCAGGAGGTCGGCGAGGCACCCGCGCGGGAGCTCGTCCGCGTCCCCGCGCGCGTGATAGCCGTCTCGCTGCTGCTGATGGGCGCGACCTGGGGCTCGCTCCTCGCCGCCGTCGTCGTGCCGTCCCTGCTGTGGCTGGCCACCCACAGCCTGTGGACGGTCCTGGCCACCGCCCTGCCGCTGCTCGGCGGGGCCGTGACGAGCAGCGTGGGCCGCTTCGTCGCCGCCTACGACTGGACGCTGAGCGAGTCGCCCGACGGGCTGCGCATCGACCGGGGCCTGCTGGACCGCACCCACGAGACCGTGCCGCCGGGACGCGTGCAGACCGTACGGATCGTGGAACCGCTGCTGTGGCGGCGCTGGCGGGCCCCCGGCGCGGGCGGCCCCGGCACCGGCCGCGGCTGGGTCCGCGTGGAGCTGGACGTGGCCGGGTCCTCGAACTCGGTGCTGCTGCCGGTGGCCCCCCGGGAGATCGCCGAGTCGGTGATCTCCCGGGTGCTGCCGGGCGTCGCGGTGCCGGAGACCTCGTCCCTGGCCAGGCCGCCGCGCGGTGCCCGGTGGTGCGCCCCGGTGCGCTGGCGGGGATACGGGGTCGCCGTCACCGGCACGGTGTTCGCCGCCCGGCACGGACTGCTGCGGCGGCGGCTCGCGCTGGTCCCGCACGCCAAGGTGCAGAGCGTACGGCTCACCCAGGGGCCCTGGGAGCGCCTCTGGGGCGTCGCCGACGTCCAGGTGGACACCGGCGCGAACAAGACGGTGACGGCGCGGCTGCGGGGCACCGGTGAGGCGGAGCGGCTGCTGCGGACGCAGGCCGAGCGCTCCCGTACGGGACGGCGGGACGCCCGGCCGGACCGGTGGATGGAGCGGGAGGGGCAGGCGGCCCCGGCCACGGGGCCCTCGGAAGCGGCCGGAGCCGGACAGCCCTGA